In the Pedobacter cryoconitis genome, TTCAGGTCACTAATGTAACGCACGCGAACCTGATCAATTTGCCTTGCTGTATCAATTACCCGATATTTACTTTTAAATGCAGGAAGTGATGCAGGAGCTATAAGAACCTCAAAAACCTTATTTTCTGCGTATTTTATAATATCTGGCTGGCTGCCTTTCGTAATTAACTTTCCACCTTGCATAACAGCTACTTCATCGGCAATCGTTTCAATATCTGAAACAATATGTGAAGAAAGAATGATGATACAATTATCTGCAAGATCAGAGATCAGCTGACGGAACCTAACCCGTTCTTCAGGATCAAGGCCCACCGTCGGCTCGTCAAAGATCAGGACTTTAGGATCATTCAATAAAGCCTGCGCAATACCGATACGTTGTTTCATCCCACCAGAATAAGTGCCAATAGGTCTTTTTGCATCAGCCATCAGGTTTACACCTTCAAGTAATAGTTCAATCCGCTGATTCAAACCCTTTCCACCAACACCTTTCATCGCAGCTATATAGCTTAGAAATTCATAAGCGTTAAGATTTGGATAAACTCCAAAATCCTGAGGTAGATAACCAAGAATTTTGCGGATATGACCAGGACTCTTCACAATGTCAACACCATCTAAAAACAAAGTCCCTTGTGTTGGTTTACTGATTGTCGAGATAATTTTCATCAGCGTAGATTTACCTGCTCCGTTTGGCCCAAGCAAACCCAGTATCCCATTTTCCAGCGTAATTGAATAATCTTCCAGGCCAGTTTTATGCCGGTTGTATTTCTTTGTAAGATTTTTAATTTCCAGTACCATGCGTTAATTTATATGAATAAGACATAGCAGGCTATATTAAGTTACATCCTGAAAAAAATAAATTAAAGCTTAAAATATCACGTTTTAATTCAGCTATAGAAGCTTTCCCGGCACCACACAATTTATTTGACCTGGTTAAAATCAAATTATTTCAAACGCTTGAAATGATGAAAAAGCGGCCTTTAGCGCGTTTTTGGAGATTTAACTTAGACCATTTAGAATGCTGTTGTTTAATTTCAATTCCTAATCAAACTAAACCAAATATAATATGGCATATTCTCTAAACCTCCCTCCGGGGTATCTGCATCTCTATGTATCGTCCGCTAATCTTCAAATTAATCAAGCCCTCCCTGTATAAGTAAATCAATGGTCTTTCCAATTCCACAAATTGGGTAAACAAGCAAAATCAACCAAATATTTCAAAAATTATGGATAAACTTTACAGCTATTTTCTTTGTATCTCCCTGTGCTGCTGTCTTTCCCTCACTGCGCACGCACAACAAAAGATAACAGGGACAGTGAAAGACATTCAGGGTTTACCATTACCCGGTGTGAGTGTGAAAATTAAAAATACCACCATCGGCTCGTTCACTAACTCGAATGGCCAGTACAGTATCTCTTCTGCCAACCCAAATGGCGTCATCATTTTCAGTTTTGTAGGCTACCTTTCTAAAGAACTTTCCTTGAATGGAAAATCGGCGGTCAATGTAACCTTAGATGAAGATACACAAGGGCTTAATGAAGTTGTTGTAGTCGGTTACGGAACGCAGAAAAAAGTAAACCTAACCGGTTCTGTAGCGCAGATCAGTGGCGATGTATTAACAAACCGGCCAGTTCCAAATGCAATTGCTGCACTTCAGGGAATTTCACCAGGAGTGACTATTACCAGGAATAGTGGGAAACCAGGAGCAGAAAGTTATGGATTGCGCATCCGTGGTTTTTCGTCTGCTAATGATACTAAAGCCTTAGTATTAGTAGATGGGGTTGAAATGGATCTTGCCTTGGTAAATCCGGATGATATTGAAAATATATCCATTTTAAAAGATGCAGCCGCAGCCTCTATTTATGGGGCAAGAGCTGCTGGTGGTGTAGTTTTAGTGACTACTAAAAAATCTACAAGTGGTAAAACAAAGATCAATTTTAGTAATAACTACAGTCTAAATATTACAGCAAGACAACCCAAACGTTTAAACTCGTGGGATGAACAAGAACTAATTGATGAAGCCAGGTTTAATGCAACAGGAGCAAAGGAGTTCACAGATGAGCAAGTGGAGTGGCTTAAAAATCCAAACTTTAATTACAGACCCAGTTTAACCGCAGATCGCTGGGATTATTACGCGAATACAGACTGGATTAAAGAAGGAATGGATAAAGTGAATGCCTCACAAAATTATGCACTTTCTGTGGGTGGTGGAAAACAAGAATTAAATTACCTTTTATCCGGATCTTATTTTAAACGTGATGGTGTGATGCGTTATGGGCCTGATGACAATTCAAGGCAGAATTTACGACTATCAGTAAATTCGCAAATCAATAAATATGTGAGTGTAGGCCTGATTGCTGGTTATGTGAATTCAACCATTCAGGAAAACTCTTACGATTCAGGTAATATCATAGATTTACTATATCGTATACGGACAAGACAACCTGTTTTTACACCAGCCGAAGATGTAACTGGTCAGCAGTACAACGGTGACTTGCAATTGAACCCTATTGACATAGAGAAAAATGCGGGAGTTAAAACGACCAGTTATGAAAGTTTTACTGGGAAAATTAATTTAAATATAAAAAACGTGGTGAAAGGACTGGCATTCGATGTCTCAGCTTCCAGAAACCAGGACATGTATAACTTAAGATCAGAGAAAAGAACATTAATCTGGTATGGTAAGAGTACTAATACAATAAGAAACGCTATCAATACACCAAATCAACTTGATGTCACAAAGAATAAAGGTTACCAGGATAACCTGACAGGTCAGTTTACTTATGATTTGCAGCTGGCTGATAAACACAACTTTAAATTATTGGCAGGTGCTTCATTTGAACAATACCGTAAGGATGAAATCTCAGCAAGTGCAACCAGCATGGTCAGCAATGATTTCTTCAGTCTGAATTTTGGAGATCCTGCAAATAAAACGAATAATGATAAAATTGAAACCTGGGCTATTGGGTCTCTTTTCGGCAGATTAAACTATAATTATGACGGAAAATATCTTTTAGAAGCCGTGGTACGTCGTGATGGTAGTTCGCGTCTGGGGCCAGATAACCGTTTCCAGATATTCCCTGCATTCTCAGCAGGATGGCGCATTAGTGAAGAACCGTTCTTTAAAAATAATGTCCGCTTTGTAGACAATCTGAAAATACGTGGATCTTGGGGACAGCAAGGAAATGGTTCTGTGTTAGGTCTGTATGACTATATTTCTTTAATTACCAGTGGATTAACTATTAACGATCAGCCAAATCTGGTTTTCAATGGTACAAAAGCTCAGTATTTGTTTCAAAAAGACTTAGCATCCAAAAATAAAACATGGGAAACTGTGGAATCAAGTAATATCGGTATTGATGCAAGTTTATTCAAAAACAGGTTGACTATTACTGCCGAATACTATCAAAAGTATAATAAAAATATGCTGGCTACTTTAAACCTGCCGAGTATTATCGGCGTTGGTATTCCAAGTAGTAACGTCGGTGAATTGAAAAGCTGGGGTTCAGAATTGGAAGTAAAATGGAGAGATATCTTTAAAAACGGTGA is a window encoding:
- a CDS encoding SusC/RagA family TonB-linked outer membrane protein; the encoded protein is MDKLYSYFLCISLCCCLSLTAHAQQKITGTVKDIQGLPLPGVSVKIKNTTIGSFTNSNGQYSISSANPNGVIIFSFVGYLSKELSLNGKSAVNVTLDEDTQGLNEVVVVGYGTQKKVNLTGSVAQISGDVLTNRPVPNAIAALQGISPGVTITRNSGKPGAESYGLRIRGFSSANDTKALVLVDGVEMDLALVNPDDIENISILKDAAAASIYGARAAGGVVLVTTKKSTSGKTKINFSNNYSLNITARQPKRLNSWDEQELIDEARFNATGAKEFTDEQVEWLKNPNFNYRPSLTADRWDYYANTDWIKEGMDKVNASQNYALSVGGGKQELNYLLSGSYFKRDGVMRYGPDDNSRQNLRLSVNSQINKYVSVGLIAGYVNSTIQENSYDSGNIIDLLYRIRTRQPVFTPAEDVTGQQYNGDLQLNPIDIEKNAGVKTTSYESFTGKINLNIKNVVKGLAFDVSASRNQDMYNLRSEKRTLIWYGKSTNTIRNAINTPNQLDVTKNKGYQDNLTGQFTYDLQLADKHNFKLLAGASFEQYRKDEISASATSMVSNDFFSLNFGDPANKTNNDKIETWAIGSLFGRLNYNYDGKYLLEAVVRRDGSSRLGPDNRFQIFPAFSAGWRISEEPFFKNNVRFVDNLKIRGSWGQQGNGSVLGLYDYISLITSGLTINDQPNLVFNGTKAQYLFQKDLASKNKTWETVESSNIGIDASLFKNRLTITAEYYQKYNKNMLATLNLPSIIGVGIPSSNVGELKSWGSELEVKWRDIFKNGDYHIGFSIADNQNKLTKYDGKNSIGSGGRVGLLQGYPLNSLWGYQTDGYFQTQAEADAYKTKVKYPFFASPAPGDVKYKDLDGSGVIDAGGGTPDKPGDLVYLGNTNPRYTFGIDLGASWKGFDFSMFFQGALKRSFFIEENTLSPILGTSNMPWTIHQDHWTPDNPDAFFPRMYQTSAHNFRPSDKWVQNGSYIRLKTVQLGYTFKVNRKYIQNLKVYFSGQDLFERTNVLSVFDPELGDNDKNVNASTYPFYRSVSFGVNITL
- a CDS encoding ABC transporter ATP-binding protein; translated protein: MVLEIKNLTKKYNRHKTGLEDYSITLENGILGLLGPNGAGKSTLMKIISTISKPTQGTLFLDGVDIVKSPGHIRKILGYLPQDFGVYPNLNAYEFLSYIAAMKGVGGKGLNQRIELLLEGVNLMADAKRPIGTYSGGMKQRIGIAQALLNDPKVLIFDEPTVGLDPEERVRFRQLISDLADNCIIILSSHIVSDIETIADEVAVMQGGKLITKGSQPDIIKYAENKVFEVLIAPASLPAFKSKYRVIDTARQIDQVRVRYISDLNAIAPSSAPVKVGLEDAYLFLTQNNP